The Sphingopyxis fribergensis genome contains a region encoding:
- a CDS encoding response regulator, with protein MKHNILIVDDHRITQSGLRFLFASLDRYAVVGALDCGAMVNAFVQSQPVDLVILDLNLPDVRGINVLAEIVGSRDMTVIILTGETHLNEIHSALKLGARAVVSKSDPLDHIVAACDAALAGEVYISPHIDEALGKFQQPPVALSSRQMAILHYLAQGETNKEIAYRLAIAPPTVSFHIAELRRKLDAPHNRKIVDRANELNLL; from the coding sequence ATGAAACACAATATTCTGATCGTGGACGATCACCGTATCACGCAAAGCGGGCTGCGATTCCTCTTCGCGTCACTCGACCGCTATGCCGTGGTCGGCGCCCTCGATTGCGGGGCAATGGTCAATGCCTTTGTCCAGTCGCAGCCGGTCGACCTGGTTATCCTCGATCTGAACCTTCCCGACGTGCGTGGGATCAACGTTCTCGCCGAAATCGTCGGCTCGCGGGACATGACGGTGATCATTCTGACGGGCGAAACGCATCTCAACGAGATTCATTCGGCGCTCAAACTCGGCGCGCGCGCGGTCGTCAGCAAATCGGATCCTTTGGATCATATTGTCGCAGCCTGCGACGCGGCACTGGCGGGTGAAGTTTATATTTCTCCGCACATCGACGAGGCGCTCGGCAAATTTCAGCAGCCGCCGGTTGCCCTGTCGTCACGCCAGATGGCCATTCTACATTATCTGGCACAAGGCGAGACGAACAAGGAGATCGCCTATCGCCTGGCGATCGCGCCGCCCACCGTTTCCTTCCACATCGCCGAGCTGCGACGCAAACTCGACGCTCCGCACAACCGTAAAATCGTAGATCGCGCGAACGAATTAAACCTGCTCTGA
- a CDS encoding ArsR/SmtB family transcription factor, with the protein MSAIYQDRALADKAVEKLRVYAQPQRLMILSCLLRGGRTVGEIEAATGIGQPALSQQLAELRRADMVVTRRSAKQVHYDLADEGVGVCVRGMEAIFAGPVTTGELLAAAIVSESSQKERELPPSGAAVFARLG; encoded by the coding sequence ATGAGCGCGATTTACCAGGACCGTGCGCTCGCGGACAAGGCCGTTGAAAAGCTGCGCGTCTATGCCCAGCCGCAACGGCTGATGATCCTCTCCTGCCTGCTCCGCGGCGGGCGGACAGTGGGCGAAATCGAAGCGGCAACGGGGATCGGACAGCCGGCGCTCAGCCAGCAGCTAGCCGAACTGCGCCGGGCCGATATGGTCGTCACGCGGCGTTCGGCGAAACAGGTGCATTATGATCTGGCGGATGAGGGCGTGGGTGTATGCGTGCGCGGCATGGAGGCGATCTTTGCCGGACCTGTCACGACAGGAGAATTGCTCGCAGCGGCAATCGTTTCTGAAAGTAGCCAGAAGGAACGGGAATTACCTCCCTCAGGCGCGGCTGTTTTTGCCCGCCTGGGGTGA
- a CDS encoding peroxiredoxin — protein sequence MIDKIDTEGRRSLRLGDEAPPFSARSTKGAMKLADYRGRWLVFFSHPADFTPVCTTEFIAFARRQADFDTLDCALLGLSVDSLYSHLAWVRAIEAQFGVAIEFPIVEDPSMAVGRAYGMIDDAAQDSSAVRATYFIDPDGVVRAINIYPHTVGRSVDEILRTLAALRRTADGSVLAPEGWRPGQPLLAPPPERMMEGDDLGWFCRTVDAP from the coding sequence ATGATAGACAAGATCGATACCGAGGGGCGGCGCTCCCTACGGCTTGGCGATGAAGCGCCGCCTTTCAGCGCAAGATCGACCAAAGGCGCGATGAAGCTCGCCGATTATCGCGGGCGCTGGCTCGTCTTCTTCTCGCACCCCGCCGATTTCACACCGGTCTGTACGACCGAGTTCATCGCTTTCGCCAGGCGACAGGCTGACTTCGATACGCTCGATTGCGCCTTGCTCGGGCTGTCGGTCGACAGCCTCTATTCGCATCTCGCCTGGGTGCGCGCGATCGAGGCGCAGTTTGGCGTCGCGATCGAATTTCCGATCGTCGAGGATCCGAGCATGGCGGTCGGCCGCGCCTATGGCATGATCGATGATGCGGCGCAGGACAGTTCTGCGGTTCGCGCGACCTATTTCATCGATCCCGACGGAGTTGTTCGCGCGATCAACATCTATCCGCACACGGTCGGTCGTTCGGTCGACGAGATTTTGAGGACGCTCGCCGCACTCCGGCGCACCGCCGACGGCAGCGTGCTGGCCCCCGAAGGCTGGCGTCCCGGCCAGCCGTTGCTCGCTCCGCCGCCCGAGCGGATGATGGAAGGCGACGATCTAGGCTGGTTCTGCCGTACGGTCGACGCCCCATGA
- a CDS encoding MBL fold metallo-hydrolase: protein MEAEVTDSTIAHASAQVIAARAKPAAIKAFFDDATNTVSYVVHDPATKRAAIIDSVLDFDPAAGRTGFASADKIVAFVKEHDLGIDWLLETHAHADHLSAAPYLQEKLGGKIAIGEHIVTVQNSFGKLFNAGSDFQRDGSDFDHLWKDGDRFQIGEIEVTVLHVPGHTPADNAYVIGDAVFVGDTMFMPDYGTARADFPGGDARQLFQSLRRILKLPPETRLFMCHDYLPEGRDNYIWETTVADERAHNVHAHDGVTEDEFVAMREARDIALAMPRLIMPSIQVNMRAGHMPAPEENGIRYLKIPVNAV, encoded by the coding sequence ATGGAGGCAGAAGTGACCGATTCGACCATTGCCCACGCCAGCGCCCAAGTGATCGCAGCCAGGGCGAAACCGGCGGCGATCAAGGCCTTCTTCGACGATGCGACGAATACGGTGTCCTATGTCGTCCACGATCCCGCGACGAAGCGCGCCGCGATCATCGACAGCGTGCTCGATTTCGATCCGGCGGCGGGTCGCACGGGGTTTGCCTCGGCCGACAAGATCGTCGCCTTCGTCAAGGAGCATGACCTCGGCATCGACTGGCTGCTCGAGACGCACGCGCATGCCGACCATCTGTCGGCGGCGCCGTACCTCCAGGAAAAGCTGGGCGGCAAAATTGCGATCGGCGAACATATCGTCACCGTTCAGAACAGCTTCGGCAAATTGTTCAACGCCGGAAGCGACTTTCAGCGCGACGGATCCGACTTCGATCATTTGTGGAAAGACGGCGACCGTTTCCAGATCGGCGAGATCGAGGTCACGGTGCTGCACGTCCCCGGCCACACGCCCGCCGACAACGCCTATGTCATCGGCGACGCCGTCTTCGTCGGCGATACGATGTTCATGCCCGACTATGGTACCGCGCGCGCCGATTTTCCGGGCGGCGATGCCCGCCAGCTATTCCAGTCGCTGCGCCGCATCCTCAAGCTGCCGCCCGAAACGCGCCTGTTCATGTGCCATGACTATCTGCCCGAAGGCCGCGACAATTATATCTGGGAAACGACGGTCGCCGACGAACGCGCCCATAATGTCCATGCACACGATGGCGTGACCGAAGATGAATTCGTCGCGATGCGCGAAGCGCGCGACATCGCGTTGGCGATGCCGCGGCTGATCATGCCCTCGATCCAGGTCAACATGCGCGCCGGTCATATGCCGGCGCCCGAGGAAAACGGCATTCGTTACCTCAAGATCCCCGTGAACGCGGTATGA
- a CDS encoding YeeE/YedE family protein, protein MIAAFPQAMPVEGLLGGLLIGLSAAIMLLGNGRIAGVSGLAARATGLGTGSAPRGMALAFIIGLPLGAAVIALLLGGVEIRYPASIWPIVVGGLFVGYGTRLGSGCTSGHGVCGMSRLSLRSITATLLFMASGIATVALMRAGGLL, encoded by the coding sequence ATGATCGCGGCCTTTCCGCAGGCGATGCCGGTCGAGGGTTTGCTCGGCGGCTTGCTCATCGGTCTGAGCGCCGCGATCATGCTGCTAGGCAACGGCCGGATCGCCGGGGTCAGCGGTCTTGCTGCACGCGCGACCGGGCTCGGAACCGGCAGCGCGCCGCGCGGCATGGCACTCGCCTTCATTATCGGCCTGCCGCTTGGTGCCGCCGTGATCGCCTTGCTGCTTGGCGGCGTCGAAATCCGCTACCCCGCGTCGATCTGGCCGATCGTCGTGGGCGGGCTGTTCGTCGGCTATGGCACCCGCCTGGGCTCGGGCTGCACCAGCGGCCATGGCGTGTGCGGCATGTCGCGGCTGTCGCTGCGCTCGATCACCGCGACCCTGTTGTTCATGGCAAGCGGTATCGCCACGGTCGCGTTGATGCGCGCGGGCGGCCTGCTGTGA
- a CDS encoding DUF6691 family protein yields the protein MKRVIAALAAGAIFGAGLALSGMADPQRVRAFLDIFGAWDPTLAFVMGGALAPMAIAWAIQRRMARPILAGVFDLPPTRGIDRPLAVGAVIFGVGWGISGLCPGPAIAGLALAPSHAIVAVAAMGAGMALHRLTSR from the coding sequence GTGAAGCGCGTGATTGCGGCGCTGGCGGCGGGCGCGATATTCGGTGCGGGCCTGGCGCTTTCGGGCATGGCCGACCCCCAGCGCGTCCGCGCCTTCCTTGACATCTTCGGCGCCTGGGATCCGACGCTGGCGTTCGTCATGGGCGGCGCGCTGGCCCCGATGGCGATCGCCTGGGCGATCCAGCGTCGTATGGCGCGCCCGATCCTCGCCGGTGTTTTCGACCTTCCCCCTACCCGCGGGATCGACCGACCGCTTGCCGTCGGCGCGGTGATCTTCGGCGTCGGCTGGGGGATCAGCGGCCTCTGCCCCGGCCCCGCGATTGCGGGGCTCGCGCTGGCTCCAAGCCATGCCATCGTTGCGGTTGCCGCAATGGGCGCTGGCATGGCCCTGCACCGCCTCACCAGCCGCTGA
- a CDS encoding bifunctional protein tyrosine phosphatase family protein/NAD(P)/FAD-dependent oxidoreductase, protein MDIRTINLQLGVSPQIQPDDVAAIVAAGYRSIICNRPDGEEAGQPPAAAIAEAAQRHKIGFAHIPVVSGQMTGTDAMLMANALAELPSPILAFCRSGSRSEKLAAMATARSAPHAGADYDIVIVGGGSAGIATAASLLKRNRKLSIAIIEPSDVHYYQPGWTMVGAGIFDAAFTRHTERSVMPRGVDWIKKAATGFAPDDDRVLLDDGSSVSYRVLVACPGIKLDWDAIPGLSETLGKNGVTSNYRYDLAPYTNRLVKNLEGGRALFTQPPMPIKCAGAPQKAMYLSCNVWERSGVLKDIDVQFHNSGPALFGVGVYVPALMEYVERYNAHLNFGSKLVAIDGPAKVATFEQKRGDTVTRVDEHFDMIHVVPPQVAPDFVRNSPLAAPSGFIEVDEATLQHVRYANVFGLGDACSASNAKTMAAARKQAPVVAVNVLAALDGKAPVADYDGYGSCPLTVERGKIVLAEFGYGGKLLPSFPNWLIDGTKPSRLSWLLKDTILPPIYWHGMLKGREWMVKPHLIAANG, encoded by the coding sequence ATGGATATTAGAACAATCAATTTGCAGCTCGGTGTCAGCCCGCAGATTCAGCCCGACGACGTCGCGGCGATCGTCGCAGCCGGCTATCGCTCGATCATATGCAACCGCCCCGACGGCGAGGAAGCCGGGCAGCCGCCTGCCGCTGCGATTGCCGAGGCGGCGCAACGGCATAAGATTGGCTTTGCGCATATCCCGGTGGTTTCGGGCCAGATGACCGGGACCGACGCGATGCTGATGGCTAATGCTCTTGCCGAGTTGCCGTCACCGATACTCGCCTTCTGCCGTTCGGGCAGCCGATCGGAAAAGCTGGCTGCCATGGCGACCGCACGATCGGCGCCGCACGCCGGCGCCGACTATGACATTGTCATCGTCGGCGGCGGCAGCGCGGGGATCGCGACAGCGGCCAGTCTGCTGAAACGGAACCGCAAGCTCTCCATTGCCATTATCGAGCCCTCCGATGTCCATTATTATCAGCCTGGCTGGACAATGGTCGGCGCGGGGATATTCGACGCCGCATTCACGCGCCATACCGAACGCTCGGTCATGCCGCGCGGGGTGGACTGGATCAAAAAGGCGGCAACTGGATTTGCGCCCGATGATGATCGAGTGTTGCTGGATGACGGCAGTTCGGTGTCGTACCGCGTTCTGGTCGCGTGTCCCGGTATCAAGCTCGACTGGGATGCCATTCCAGGCCTGAGCGAAACGCTCGGCAAAAACGGCGTTACCTCCAACTACCGCTATGACCTTGCGCCCTATACCAATCGCCTCGTCAAGAATTTGGAAGGTGGCCGGGCCCTGTTCACCCAGCCGCCGATGCCGATCAAATGTGCCGGTGCGCCCCAAAAAGCGATGTATCTGTCGTGCAATGTCTGGGAACGCAGCGGTGTCCTCAAAGACATTGACGTCCAGTTTCACAACAGCGGCCCGGCGCTGTTCGGCGTTGGGGTCTATGTCCCGGCGCTGATGGAATATGTCGAGCGCTACAACGCACATCTGAATTTCGGATCCAAGCTGGTCGCCATCGACGGCCCCGCGAAGGTCGCGACCTTCGAGCAAAAACGCGGCGATACAGTCACCCGCGTCGACGAACATTTCGACATGATCCATGTCGTGCCGCCGCAGGTGGCGCCCGATTTCGTTCGCAACAGTCCGCTCGCCGCGCCCAGCGGATTCATCGAGGTCGATGAAGCGACGCTCCAGCATGTCCGCTACGCCAATGTCTTCGGGCTCGGCGATGCCTGCTCGGCGTCGAACGCCAAGACGATGGCCGCAGCGCGCAAGCAGGCGCCCGTCGTTGCGGTCAATGTGCTGGCCGCGCTCGATGGCAAGGCGCCGGTCGCCGATTATGACGGCTATGGCAGCTGCCCGCTCACCGTCGAGCGCGGCAAGATCGTGCTTGCCGAATTCGGTTATGGCGGCAAGCTGCTCCCGAGTTTTCCGAACTGGCTGATCGACGGTACAAAGCCCTCGCGCCTGTCGTGGCTGCTGAAGGACACGATTCTGCCGCCGATCTATTGGCACGGTATGCTCAAGGGCCGCGAGTGGATGGTCAAGCCGCACCTGATTGCCGCGAACGGATAG
- a CDS encoding sulfite exporter TauE/SafE family protein: MIDTLHFALGGVSGALVGFVLGLVGGGGSILAVPLLLYLVGVKEPHVAIGTSAFAVAANAAIGLWNHARAGTVNWRCGFIYGSAGVVGAFGGSTLGKSIDGHKLLLLFALLMIVVAILMFRRRGDEGIEGAQCSRENVGKVAGYGLGTGVFSGFFGIGGGFLIVPGLVASTSMPILRAIGTSLIAVTAFGLTTSFNYALSGLVNWPLAGVFILGGVAGSALGTRASRALSADKGKLNTVFAAFVMIVALYMLWKSWGEIGL, encoded by the coding sequence ATGATCGACACCCTCCATTTTGCGCTCGGCGGCGTCTCGGGCGCCCTGGTTGGATTCGTGCTGGGCTTGGTCGGCGGCGGCGGGTCAATTCTGGCGGTTCCCCTGCTGCTCTATCTCGTCGGCGTGAAAGAGCCGCATGTCGCGATCGGTACCAGCGCCTTTGCGGTGGCGGCCAATGCCGCGATCGGGCTGTGGAACCATGCGCGCGCGGGAACGGTCAATTGGCGCTGCGGTTTCATCTACGGCTCGGCCGGGGTCGTCGGCGCATTTGGCGGCTCGACGCTCGGGAAGAGCATCGACGGGCACAAGCTGTTGCTACTGTTCGCGTTGCTGATGATCGTCGTCGCGATCCTGATGTTCAGGCGGCGCGGTGACGAAGGCATTGAGGGCGCCCAGTGCAGCCGCGAAAATGTCGGAAAGGTCGCCGGTTATGGGCTGGGAACTGGGGTGTTCTCAGGCTTTTTCGGGATCGGCGGCGGCTTCCTGATCGTCCCCGGCCTGGTGGCTTCAACGTCGATGCCGATCCTGCGGGCGATCGGCACCTCGCTGATCGCGGTGACCGCATTCGGCCTCACCACCTCGTTCAACTATGCGCTGTCGGGTCTCGTCAACTGGCCGCTGGCGGGCGTCTTCATCCTCGGCGGCGTCGCGGGCAGCGCGCTAGGCACCCGCGCCTCGCGCGCACTTTCGGCCGACAAGGGCAAACTCAACACCGTCTTTGCCGCCTTTGTCATGATCGTCGCCCTCTACATGCTCTGGAAGAGCTGGGGGGAGATCGGCCTATGA
- a CDS encoding peroxiredoxin gives MTLHIGDIAPDFTADTQNGPISFHEWAGDSWVFLFSHPADFTPVCTTEMGRTAQLAQEFDKRNTKPLGLSTDTAEEHRKWIEDVNDTQHTDLKFPILADADLSIARMYDMIHPQQSETAAVRSVFIIDPAKRIRLTMTYPMSVGRNFDEILRVIDALQLGDKFRIATPADWSAGKEVIIPPSIKDEEAVTLFPQGWTTHRPYLRTTLVA, from the coding sequence ATGACTCTCCACATTGGCGACATTGCGCCCGACTTCACTGCCGACACCCAGAACGGACCGATCAGCTTTCATGAATGGGCCGGCGACAGCTGGGTCTTCCTCTTCAGCCATCCAGCCGATTTCACGCCCGTCTGCACGACCGAGATGGGCCGCACCGCCCAGCTCGCGCAGGAATTTGACAAACGCAACACCAAGCCCCTCGGCCTTTCGACCGATACCGCCGAAGAACATCGCAAGTGGATCGAAGACGTCAACGACACCCAGCACACCGACCTCAAATTCCCGATCCTGGCCGATGCCGACCTGTCGATTGCCCGGATGTACGACATGATCCACCCGCAGCAGAGCGAGACGGCGGCGGTACGTTCGGTGTTCATCATCGACCCTGCCAAGCGCATCCGGCTGACGATGACCTATCCCATGAGCGTCGGTCGCAATTTCGACGAGATCTTGCGCGTGATCGATGCGCTGCAACTGGGCGACAAGTTCCGGATAGCGACGCCGGCCGACTGGTCGGCGGGCAAAGAGGTCATCATCCCGCCGTCGATCAAGGATGAGGAAGCGGTGACGCTGTTTCCGCAGGGCTGGACGACGCACCGGCCTTATTTGCGCACGACATTGGTCGCATAA
- a CDS encoding DoxX family protein produces MFTRIERWLEPGTRSKALIDPLFRIFTSLIFIVGGLGHFGQHRMMLERMKQSPWAGMVDRIGDPSVLLWLSGIAFVVAGFTLAIGFMTRASALIIFVTLVPVTITTHLVPDPSHVGPLFKNIAILGALLLIWARGPGAYALDNKGF; encoded by the coding sequence ATGTTCACACGCATTGAACGCTGGCTGGAACCAGGCACACGGTCGAAGGCGCTGATCGATCCACTTTTCCGCATATTCACCAGCCTGATCTTTATCGTCGGCGGCCTCGGTCATTTTGGCCAGCATCGGATGATGCTCGAACGGATGAAGCAATCGCCCTGGGCGGGCATGGTCGACAGGATTGGCGATCCTTCGGTCCTGCTCTGGCTTTCGGGGATTGCCTTTGTCGTGGCGGGGTTCACACTGGCGATCGGTTTCATGACGCGGGCCTCGGCCCTGATTATATTCGTGACACTCGTACCGGTCACGATCACGACGCATCTGGTACCCGATCCCTCGCATGTCGGCCCATTGTTCAAGAATATCGCCATATTGGGCGCGCTCCTGCTGATCTGGGCGCGCGGACCCGGTGCCTATGCACTCGATAATAAGGGATTTTGA
- a CDS encoding cytochrome ubiquinol oxidase subunit I, translating into MIEQDWAIILARVQFAFTVSFHFLFPAFTIGLASFLAVLEGLWLKTGKGVYANLYRYWLKIFAVVFAMGVVSGIVMSYQFGTNWSVFSDRAGPVIGPLMAYEVLTAFFLEAGFLGVMLFGINKVGRKLHFVATLAVAAGTFVSAFWILSVNSWMQTPVGFEMGANGQFLPGDSWLTIVFNPSFPYRLVHTVLAAYLTTAFAVGAVGAWHLLKDRQNPGARKMFSMAMWMAAIVAPIQIFAGDMHGLNTLEHQPAKVMAMEGHYQSHPDGAPLILFGIPNSKEKRVDYAIEIPKASSLILKHDLNAPLAGLDTIPDADEPPVGIVFWAFRIMVGLGFAMLGIGMWSLTARARKKLYDWPWLHRAAVAMGPSGFIAVLAGWVTTEVGRQPFTIYGLLRTVDSASPLDAPAVAASLVAFVIVYFAVFGMGIWYLLHLMKKPPEAHEAALDGLPIRSAGITPAAAVIEGDIA; encoded by the coding sequence ATGATTGAGCAAGACTGGGCCATCATTCTTGCCCGTGTGCAATTCGCCTTCACGGTCAGCTTTCACTTCCTGTTCCCGGCGTTCACGATCGGGCTGGCGAGTTTCCTAGCCGTGCTCGAAGGGCTCTGGCTCAAAACCGGCAAAGGGGTTTACGCGAATCTCTATCGCTATTGGCTCAAGATCTTTGCCGTCGTATTCGCGATGGGCGTCGTGTCGGGCATCGTCATGTCGTACCAGTTCGGCACAAACTGGTCGGTCTTTTCCGACAGGGCCGGGCCGGTCATCGGACCGTTGATGGCCTATGAAGTGCTAACAGCCTTCTTTCTGGAGGCGGGCTTCCTCGGCGTCATGCTATTCGGCATCAACAAGGTCGGTCGCAAGCTTCATTTTGTCGCGACACTCGCTGTAGCCGCAGGCACGTTCGTCTCCGCTTTCTGGATCTTGTCGGTCAACAGCTGGATGCAGACGCCGGTGGGTTTCGAAATGGGCGCGAACGGACAATTCCTGCCCGGCGACAGCTGGCTGACGATCGTCTTCAACCCAAGCTTTCCCTATCGCCTCGTCCACACCGTCCTGGCCGCTTATCTGACGACAGCCTTTGCGGTCGGCGCAGTGGGGGCATGGCATCTCCTGAAAGACCGGCAGAATCCCGGCGCGCGAAAGATGTTCTCGATGGCGATGTGGATGGCGGCGATCGTTGCACCGATCCAGATATTCGCTGGCGATATGCATGGCCTCAATACGCTCGAGCATCAGCCCGCCAAGGTGATGGCGATGGAAGGACATTATCAAAGCCACCCCGACGGCGCGCCGCTCATCCTGTTCGGCATCCCGAACAGCAAGGAGAAGCGCGTCGATTACGCCATCGAAATACCGAAGGCTTCGTCATTGATCCTGAAGCACGATCTGAATGCTCCCCTCGCTGGACTGGACACCATCCCCGATGCCGACGAGCCTCCGGTCGGGATCGTCTTCTGGGCGTTCCGCATCATGGTCGGCCTGGGCTTTGCCATGCTGGGCATCGGAATGTGGAGCCTGACCGCCCGCGCCCGCAAGAAACTCTACGACTGGCCGTGGCTGCACCGCGCCGCGGTCGCGATGGGTCCGAGCGGTTTCATCGCCGTACTCGCCGGCTGGGTGACGACCGAAGTCGGACGCCAACCCTTCACCATCTATGGCCTGCTCCGGACCGTGGATAGTGCATCGCCGCTCGATGCGCCGGCGGTCGCGGCATCGCTCGTCGCCTTTGTCATCGTCTATTTCGCTGTGTTCGGGATGGGCATCTGGTATCTGCTTCACCTGATGAAAAAGCCGCCCGAAGCGCATGAAGCCGCGCTCGACGGCCTGCCGATCCGCTCCGCCGGAATCACGCCCGCCGCCGCGGTTATCGAAGGAGACATCGCATGA
- the cydB gene encoding cytochrome d ubiquinol oxidase subunit II: protein MIDLTVVWAAIIGFAIIAYVVMDGFDLGIGILFPFFKVGKDRDTAMNSIAPVWDGNETWLVMGVGGLLAAFPLAYAIILPALYAPMIAMLLGLVFRGVAFEFRWRDPAHREFWDRAFTTGSIVATFAQGIALGALLQGITVEGRAYAGGWWEWLSPFSLLTGFGLLTGYALLGACWLNWKTEGGLQRQAVTYAGRLGIALLLMIGAISLATLTLEAQYYQRWLSFPGVLATAQVPLATLIITFLFYRSLRLKKDAQPFFWALTLFGLCLIGLGVSIWPDVIPARVTIWEAAAPHRSQVFMLVGASIMVPIILAYTAWSYWVFRGKVGADGYH from the coding sequence ATGATCGATCTCACCGTCGTCTGGGCCGCGATCATCGGCTTTGCGATCATCGCCTATGTCGTGATGGACGGCTTCGACCTTGGCATCGGCATCCTTTTTCCCTTTTTCAAGGTGGGCAAGGATCGCGATACGGCGATGAACAGCATCGCACCGGTGTGGGACGGCAACGAAACCTGGCTGGTGATGGGGGTCGGCGGACTGCTCGCCGCCTTTCCGCTCGCCTATGCGATCATCCTCCCGGCCCTCTATGCACCGATGATAGCGATGCTGCTCGGCCTGGTATTTCGGGGCGTCGCCTTCGAATTTCGCTGGCGGGACCCGGCGCACCGCGAATTCTGGGATCGCGCGTTCACGACAGGCTCGATCGTGGCGACCTTCGCGCAGGGAATCGCGCTCGGCGCGCTTTTGCAGGGGATCACCGTCGAAGGCCGCGCCTATGCCGGCGGCTGGTGGGAATGGCTTTCGCCGTTCAGCCTGTTGACCGGCTTTGGGTTGCTGACCGGCTATGCGCTGCTTGGCGCCTGCTGGCTCAACTGGAAGACCGAAGGCGGTTTGCAACGCCAGGCAGTGACCTATGCCGGCCGCCTCGGCATCGCGTTGTTGCTGATGATCGGCGCGATCAGCCTCGCGACGCTGACCTTGGAGGCACAATATTACCAACGGTGGCTAAGCTTTCCGGGCGTATTGGCGACGGCGCAGGTGCCGCTGGCGACGCTGATCATAACCTTCCTCTTCTATCGCAGCTTGCGACTGAAAAAGGATGCGCAGCCCTTTTTCTGGGCGCTGACGCTCTTCGGTCTGTGCCTGATCGGCCTTGGTGTCTCGATCTGGCCCGACGTCATCCCCGCGCGCGTCACTATCTGGGAAGCCGCCGCTCCGCACCGCAGTCAGGTCTTCATGCTGGTCGGCGCATCGATCATGGTGCCGATCATCCTCGCCTACACCGCCTGGTCCTATTGGGTGTTCCGCGGCAAGGTGGGCGCGGATGGATATCATTGA
- a CDS encoding DUF2474 family protein, whose product MTARLKRIGWFVAIWAASVLALATVGLIIRAVLRA is encoded by the coding sequence ATGACGGCGCGCCTGAAACGGATTGGCTGGTTTGTCGCAATTTGGGCCGCAAGTGTCTTGGCGCTGGCGACAGTGGGGTTGATAATCAGAGCCGTTCTGCGCGCATGA